In Silene latifolia isolate original U9 population chromosome 3, ASM4854445v1, whole genome shotgun sequence, a single window of DNA contains:
- the LOC141648683 gene encoding uncharacterized protein LOC141648683, which produces MPPKLGDRGSFSIPCVVGGVPISRALCDLGVSVSVIPLKVAKRIGIQALAPTTMTLKLADRSVKRPIGVLEDVPVKVGKLLIPTDFVVLDIPEDSHTPIILGTPFLANRGVLIDVKNERLTFQIEGNNVEFNLPSLMKGPKMERLSTIELVDEVVQEVAREEAEME; this is translated from the coding sequence ATGCCTCCTAAACTTGGTGACCGGGGAAGCTTTTCAatcccatgtgtagttggtggtgttcCTATATCAAGAGCTCTTTGTGACTTGGGAGTAAGTGTGAGTGTTATTCCTTTGAAAGTTGCAAAAAGGATTGGCATTCAAGCCCTTGCCCCCACCACTATGACTCTCaaattggcggataggtccgtcaagcgCCCTATAGGGGTGCTTGAAGACgtacccgtcaaagttggaaAGCTTTTGATTCCCACCGATTTTGTTGTCCTCgatattccggaggatagccACACCCCCATCATCCTAGGTACGCCATTTTTGGCTAACAGAGGAGTTCTCATAGATGTGAAGAATGAGCGGCTAACCTTCCAAATCGAGGGCAATAATGTCGAGTTTAACTTACCTAGCTTGATGAAAGGACCGAAGATGGAAAGGTTGAGCACAATTGAGTTGGTAGATGAAGTGGTACAAGAGGTAGCCCGTGAAGAAGCGGAGATGGAATAA